From the Halorhabdus utahensis DSM 12940 genome, one window contains:
- a CDS encoding universal stress protein, whose amino-acid sequence MTTVMVPVRFPLSEHSRATLARAIDVADEEDADLTILHVNLYQHNGHVTRADLKSAVESEFGQLPRTRYAIRTGLLVEETILEEVAAEGADVVVIGKKQVGRWRRMVRRLIDDPDVSTYLSNELDCRIVTASVD is encoded by the coding sequence ATGACAACGGTGATGGTTCCGGTCAGGTTTCCATTGAGCGAACACTCGCGAGCGACGCTTGCGAGGGCAATCGACGTCGCCGACGAGGAGGACGCGGATCTGACGATCTTGCACGTCAATCTGTATCAACATAACGGTCACGTCACGCGGGCGGATCTCAAGTCCGCGGTCGAGTCCGAGTTCGGTCAGCTGCCACGGACGCGATATGCGATCCGGACCGGGCTGCTCGTCGAGGAGACCATCCTCGAAGAAGTCGCTGCCGAAGGGGCTGACGTGGTCGTGATCGGGAAGAAACAGGTGGGGCGTTGGCGACGGATGGTCCGCCGACTGATCGATGATCCCGACGTCTCGACGTACCTGAGCAACGAACTCGACTGTCGAAT
- a CDS encoding dodecin — protein sequence MVFKKVTLVGTSPDGFDAATDDAIDRAQDTLENVQWIEVDELGVEVATADDREYQAEVTVAFELQD from the coding sequence ATGGTATTCAAGAAAGTTACCCTCGTGGGAACGAGTCCGGACGGCTTCGATGCGGCCACAGACGATGCGATCGATCGAGCACAGGACACCTTAGAGAACGTCCAGTGGATCGAGGTCGACGAACTGGGCGTCGAAGTAGCGACCGCAGACGATCGCGAGTACCAGGCCGAAGTGACTGTGGCATTTGAACTTCAGGACTGA